The genomic stretch ACCGCTTGCATGGCGATGGCCTTGTAGTCGTGATAGGCCACGGCATTCATGGTGGTGACGGCGCGCCCGTGGATGATCACCTGGGCGCCGGTGTCGCTGTTGGGCTTGAGCAGCACCGGGTTCATGTCGGTGTGCGGTTCCAGGTGCGAAGCCTGGGCCTGCACCGCCTGGGCGCGGCCGATCTCGCCGCCGTCGGCGGTCACCGCGCTGTTGAGCGCCATGTTCTGCGGCTTGAACGGCACCACCGCCACGCCCTGGCGGGTCGCCCAGCGGCACAATGCGGTCACCAGCGTGCTTTTGCCGGCATCGGATGTGGTGCCCTGCACCATGAGCGTGGTCATGCCGGCGTATCCATCGGGTGTTCCTTGGCGAACGCCTGCAAGGCCTGTTCGAGCCGTGCCTCGTCGGCGGCGTCGGCGGGCAGTCCGAACCGCAGGCTGCTGTTGTGGGTGAAGAGGCGCAGCAGGATGCCGCGCCGGGCCATGAACTCATGCAGCGCGGCCGCTTGCTCGGTGATCAGCCACTGGAACAGGGCACAGCCGCCGTGGGGTTTGAAGCCGTAGCGCTCCAGCAGCGCGGCCAGCCGTTCGCTGGCCTCGTCGCTGCGGATGCGCTGGCGGGTGTGGCCTTCGGTGTCCAGCAGGCACGCCTGGCCCAGCACCCGGGTCGGCCCGCTGACCGCCCAAGGGCCGACCTGTTCGGCCAACAGCCTGAGCAGTTTGCGCTCGGCCAGGACAAAACCCAGCCGCACCCCGGCGAGGCCAAAGAACTTGCCGAACGAACGCAGCACGATCAGGCCGACCTGATGGGCATGGGGCGCCAGGCTCAACTGGGGGGCGTTGTCCATGAACGCTTCGTCGACCACCAGCCAGCCGCCCCGCTGGGCCAGCCTGGCGTGCCAGTCGAGCAGCCGCGCCGGGGTCAGGCTCAACCCGGTGGGGTTGTTCGGGTTGACCACCACCAGCACATCGAGGCTGTCGAGAAAGAAATCGACTTCCTGCTCCAGCACCTCGCGCACGATGTAGCCGCTGCGGCGCCAGGCCTCGGCGTGCTCGGCGTAGCATGGCGACAGCACGCCGACCTTGCCGGCCCGACGCAGGCGCGGCAGCAGCTGGATGGCCATCTGCGAGCCGGCCACCGGCAGCACGTGCGCGGCGCCGTAGTAATCGCACGCGGCCTGCTCCAGGCCGTCGTCGGTTTCCGGCAGGCGGGCCCAGGCCCGCAGCGGAATGTCCGGCACCGCAAACGGCCACGGCGCAAGGCCCGTGGACAGGTCGAGCCAGTCCGGCTCGGCGATGCCGTACTCGATCGCCGCCCTGCGCAACCGGCCGCCGTGCTCAAGCATAGAATTCAGCCCCCACGCAAAGGATCAGCAGCCACAACCATACCCCGCGCTGCACCAATTGCCAGCCACGGTCGATGGAATCGGCATCCGCCGGCACACCCTCGCCCAACTGAGGGCGCTCGTGCAGTTCGCCGTGATAGACCGCAGGGCCGCCCAGTTCCACACCCAGCGCACCGGCGCCGGCGGCCATGACGGGGCCGGCGTTGGGGCTGTCCCACTTCGGGCCTTGGGTACGCCAGCACTTGAGGGCCAGGCGAGTCTTGCCCAACAGTGCGTAGGTCAACGCCACCAGCCGCGCGGGAATGTAGTTGAGCACGTCGTCGATTTTCGCCGCCGCCCAGCCGAAGCGCTCGAAGCGTTCGTTGCGGTAGCCCCACATGGCGTCGAGGGTGTTGCTCAAGCGATAGAGCACGACACCCGGCGCGCCGGCCACGGCAAACCAGAACAACGCGGCGAACACGGCGTCGCTGCCGTTCTCCAGCACCGATTCGGTGGCGGCGCGGGCGACGGCGGTGCTGTCCAGCTCGCTGGTCTGGCGGCTGACCAGATACCCGACGCGTTTGCGCGCCTCCTCCAGGTCATCGCTGCGCAAGGCCTTGGCCACCGGCCCGACGTGCTCGCCGAGGCTGCGCATGCCGAGGGCGCAATACAGCGCGAGGATCTCCACGACCCAGCCCACGTAGGGCGCCCACGACAGCGCCGTGGCCAAAATCGTCAGCGGCAGCACCACGATCACCCACGCCGTCACGCCATGGCTGCGCCAGCCACGGCCTGCGGCATTGAAGCGTTGTTCGACGCGTCCGGCGAAACGGCCGAACGCCACCAGCGGATGCCAGCGTTTCGGTTCACCCAGCAGCGCATCCAGCGCCACGGCGGCGACACTCAACAACGCGACACTCATTGATTCACTCCCCATTGGTTTTCGTACAGCAGCTCATCGAGCGGACGCGCCTGCGCCCACCCGTCGAGCACCAGCATCGGCGCCGGATAGAATTTCTTGACCGGCCCCAGGCACAGCACCGCCAACGGCTTGGCCCCCGCCGGCAGGTTGAGCAGGTCGGCCAGGGCCTGGGGCTCGAACAGCGACACCCAGCCCATGCCCAGCCCCTCGGCGCGGGCGGCCAGCCACAGGTTCTGGATCGCGCAGGACAGCGACGCCAAGTCCATTTCCGGCAGCGTGCGGCGGCCGAAGATGTGCCGTTCGCGGTCGTCCCCCAACGCGGCCACCAGCACTTCGGCGCAGTCGCCGATGCCTTCGACCTTGAGCTTCATGAACTCGTCGCTGCGCTCGCCGAGGGCTTGGGCGGTGCGCACCCGCTCTTCTTCCACCAGGTTCTGGATCCGGCCGCGCAAGGTGCGATCGC from Pseudomonas ekonensis encodes the following:
- the bluB gene encoding 5,6-dimethylbenzimidazole synthase; this translates as MSDNAYTPAEREAVYRAIAERRDMRHFTGGTVEPELLRRLLEAAHQAPSVGLMQPWRFIRISDRTLRGRIQNLVEEERVRTAQALGERSDEFMKLKVEGIGDCAEVLVAALGDDRERHIFGRRTLPEMDLASLSCAIQNLWLAARAEGLGMGWVSLFEPQALADLLNLPAGAKPLAVLCLGPVKKFYPAPMLVLDGWAQARPLDELLYENQWGVNQ
- the cbiB gene encoding adenosylcobinamide-phosphate synthase CbiB, with translation MSVALLSVAAVALDALLGEPKRWHPLVAFGRFAGRVEQRFNAAGRGWRSHGVTAWVIVVLPLTILATALSWAPYVGWVVEILALYCALGMRSLGEHVGPVAKALRSDDLEEARKRVGYLVSRQTSELDSTAVARAATESVLENGSDAVFAALFWFAVAGAPGVVLYRLSNTLDAMWGYRNERFERFGWAAAKIDDVLNYIPARLVALTYALLGKTRLALKCWRTQGPKWDSPNAGPVMAAGAGALGVELGGPAVYHGELHERPQLGEGVPADADSIDRGWQLVQRGVWLWLLILCVGAEFYA
- the cobD gene encoding threonine-phosphate decarboxylase CobD; amino-acid sequence: MLEHGGRLRRAAIEYGIAEPDWLDLSTGLAPWPFAVPDIPLRAWARLPETDDGLEQAACDYYGAAHVLPVAGSQMAIQLLPRLRRAGKVGVLSPCYAEHAEAWRRSGYIVREVLEQEVDFFLDSLDVLVVVNPNNPTGLSLTPARLLDWHARLAQRGGWLVVDEAFMDNAPQLSLAPHAHQVGLIVLRSFGKFFGLAGVRLGFVLAERKLLRLLAEQVGPWAVSGPTRVLGQACLLDTEGHTRQRIRSDEASERLAALLERYGFKPHGGCALFQWLITEQAAALHEFMARRGILLRLFTHNSSLRFGLPADAADEARLEQALQAFAKEHPMDTPA